The following DNA comes from Phycisphaeraceae bacterium.
GCAGCGCGGGCACATGCGATTCGAGCCGAACATCAACTGCGTCCTGACGCTCGACGACGGGTGGGAGGCAGCGACGCCGGTGGTGGAGATCAAGAACCTCAACTCGTTCAAGTCGCTCAAGGGGGCGATCGAGTACGAGCAGCGGGAGCAGCCGCGGCGGTTCCTGGAGGATGGAAAGGTGATGGGCCCGGGGGCGAAGACGACGCGGGGGTGGGACGACACGCGATTGGTGACGTTCGTGCAGCGCGAGAAGGAGGATGCGCACGACTACCGGTACTTCCCGGACCCGGACCTGCTGCCGCTGGTGGTGGATGCGGCGTGGGTGGAGCGGGTGCGGGCGCGGCTGGGGGAGTTGCCGCGGGACAAGGGGGCGCGGTACCAGCGGGAGTTCGGGCTGTCGGCGGGGGAGGCGGCGTCGATCACGGACGAGCGGACGGTGTGCGAGTTCTACGAGGCGGTGGTGGCGGGGGCGGAGCGTCGCGGGGTGGAGCGGGCGCGGGCCGGTCGGGCGGCGGCGAACTTCGTGCTGCAATCGGGGCTGAAGCGAGCCAACGAGCGCGGGGTGCTGGTGTCGGACCTGGGCGCGAGCGCGGAGCAGGTGGCCGGGGTGGTGGCGCTGCGAGAGGCGGGGAGCGTGAGCGCGAACGCGGCGGACGAACTCTTCGGGCTGCTGTGCACGCCGGAGGGGGCGGGGCGGAGCGCCGAGGAGGTGGCGGCGGAGCGTGGGATGCTGATCGTGCGAGATGACGCGGCGATGGCGCGGTGGATCGAGCGGGCGATCGCGGAGCAGCCGCAGGCCGCCGCGGATGTCCGGGCGGGGAAGGTGCAGGCGATCGGGCGGCTGGTGGGGGCGGTGATGAAGCAGGCGGGGAGCGCGGCGGACGCGAAGACGGTGCGGGAGGCGCTGCTGGCGAAGTTGTCGGGGTGAGGCGAGGTCAGGGCTTCGGGGCCGGCTCGCTGTCGGCGGGCTTCGGGGCGGCCTTGGCGCGCCATGTGGCTTCCTGCTCGGGCTTGCCCCATGCCTTGTACATGTTGGCGATGGACTTGGCGGAGTTCTCCAGGCGCGAGTGGCCGGCGGGGAGGACCTGCTCCATCTGCGCATAGCCGGCGAGCATGAGGGTCTGCGACTCCTCGAACTTGCCCTGGTCGGAGAGGCACTCGGCGACGTTGATGCGGGCCTGGCCGCGCATCCAGTGGTCCTCGGGCAGGACGCGTTCGATGCCGGCGAGCATCCGGCGGAAGATGGGCTCGGCCTCGTCGGGCTTCTTGCGGTCGAGCAGGAGCAGGCCGAGGTTGTTCATGACGACGAGCGTGGCCTGGGCGTCCTCGCCCGAGTCGCGGAGGCGCACCTCGAGCACCTGGCGCATAATGCGCTCGGCCTCGTCGAGGTTGCCGCGGAGCTGCTCGATGCGGGCGAGGTTGGCGAGGTAGGAGAGGGTGACGGAGTGGGCGGGGCCGAGCGTCGTGGCGGCGGCGTCGGAGGCGTGGCGGGCGAACTGCGAGGCCTCGTCGTACTTCTTGACCAGTTCGAGCGTGAGGGCGAGGACGTTCTCGGTAATGAGGGTCTCGGTGTGGTCGGGGCCGTAGATGCGTCGGCGGGAGTCAAGGATGGCGCGGCTGAGGGTTTCGGACTCCTCGTAGCGGGAGAGGTCCTTGAGGATCGCGGCCAGGATGCTGCGGGCGGTCAGGGTGGTGGAGCCGTCGGGTCCCTGCGCGAGGGTGGCGGCCTCCGCGGCCTCGCGGGCGACGGACTCGGCCTCGTTCAGGCGACCAAGGTCCTGGAGCACGTCCGCGATGCTGCAGAGGGTCTCGAGCGTCGGCTTGGCGCCGGGTCCCAGGGCCTGCTTCTGAGCCGCGGCGGTCTCGCGGTAGATCGCGAGCGCCCCCTCCTCGTCGCCGGCGAGCTGCGCGGCGAAGCCGAGAAGGCTGCGGGTGACCAGCGTGTCCTCGGCGTCCTCGCCGAGGGTCCGGCGGCGGGCTTCGAGGGTCTCGGTGAGGAGCCTGCGGGCCTCGTCGACGTCGCGGAGCGCGATCGCGACGGCGGCGATGTTGTACTTGGAGGTCAGGGTCTCGCGGTCGTCGGGGCCGAGGGAGACGACGCGGAGGTCGTAGGCGAGGCGGAGCTGCTCGCGGGCCTCGGGGTAGCGGGCGAGCTGGTGGTAGGTTTCGCCCAGGGTCTCGCGCATGGAGGCCTCGGCGACGGGGTCGTCCTTGAACGCGGGGCCGACCTTGCTGGCGGCGTCGTCGATGATCTCGCGGACGGTGATGTCGCGGCCGCTGGCCTTCTCCGGGTCGATGGAGGAGAGCATGTCGTGGAGGAAGGTGGAGGTGGCCTCGGCGCGGGAGCGCTGGGAGGCCTCGCGCTGGCGGGCCTCGCGCTCGGCCTCGGCGGCCTGCTGAGCGGCGGCGAGGGCCTTCTCGGCGCGGTCGCGCTCGGCGGCCTCGAGGCGGCGGGCGGCGCGTTCGGAATCCGCCGCTCGCCGGGCGATGACCAGGCCGGTGCTGGTGCCGATGATCCCCGCG
Coding sequences within:
- a CDS encoding serine/threonine protein kinase yields the protein MTDPAHNNPTVPPSVPDPKRPWPAAPTLEQPGDDIGPYRLLSVLGEGGFGVVYLAERREPMVQRVAVKIIKPGMDSRAVIARFEQERQALAVMDHPNVARVIDAGSTPHGRPYFVMEFVQGEPITHYCDRHRLNTRQRLELFIPVCEAVQHAHMKGLIHRDLKPSNVLVATTDSRPIPKVIDFGVAKAISQTLTQKTLFTEQGQLIGTPEYMSPEQAEMGGIDVDTRTDVYSLGVLLYELLTGALPFDAASLRSAGLAEIQRIIREVDPPRPSTRLSGLGDSAAEIARKRHAELGALQRELTRELEWIPLKAMRKERTKRYRTPTDLADDVRNYLAGLPLTAGPEKTTYILRKFIRRRRGLVAAVAAVAVALLAGIIGTSTGLVIARRAADSERAARRLEAAERDRAEKALAAAQQAAEAEREARQREASQRSRAEATSTFLHDMLSSIDPEKASGRDITVREIIDDAASKVGPAFKDDPVAEASMRETLGETYHQLARYPEAREQLRLAYDLRVVSLGPDDRETLTSKYNIAAVAIALRDVDEARRLLTETLEARRRTLGEDAEDTLVTRSLLGFAAQLAGDEEGALAIYRETAAAQKQALGPGAKPTLETLCSIADVLQDLGRLNEAESVAREAAEAATLAQGPDGSTTLTARSILAAILKDLSRYEESETLSRAILDSRRRIYGPDHTETLITENVLALTLELVKKYDEASQFARHASDAAATTLGPAHSVTLSYLANLARIEQLRGNLDEAERIMRQVLEVRLRDSGEDAQATLVVMNNLGLLLLDRKKPDEAEPIFRRMLAGIERVLPEDHWMRGQARINVAECLSDQGKFEESQTLMLAGYAQMEQVLPAGHSRLENSAKSIANMYKAWGKPEQEATWRAKAAPKPADSEPAPKP
- the gatB gene encoding Asp-tRNA(Asn)/Glu-tRNA(Gln) amidotransferase subunit GatB, whose product is MAGIVSSRLKVGLEVHVELATRTKMFSRVASVAHASNYEAGPNSLVDPLTLALPGSLPVLNIAAIEMAMMVGLALGCRVNSPTRWDRKSYFYPDMPKNYQISQYDRPLCEDGRVEWGDGDGSAGGSGPGGAGGVGIIRAHLEEDAGKLLHEAPGGGAIDFSIVDLNRAGTPLLEIVTAPDFTTAEQVVSFAQQLRGLCRFLGVTEGVMQRGHMRFEPNINCVLTLDDGWEAATPVVEIKNLNSFKSLKGAIEYEQREQPRRFLEDGKVMGPGAKTTRGWDDTRLVTFVQREKEDAHDYRYFPDPDLLPLVVDAAWVERVRARLGELPRDKGARYQREFGLSAGEAASITDERTVCEFYEAVVAGAERRGVERARAGRAAANFVLQSGLKRANERGVLVSDLGASAEQVAGVVALREAGSVSANAADELFGLLCTPEGAGRSAEEVAAERGMLIVRDDAAMARWIERAIAEQPQAAADVRAGKVQAIGRLVGAVMKQAGSAADAKTVREALLAKLSG